In Streptomyces violaceusniger Tu 4113, one DNA window encodes the following:
- a CDS encoding helix-turn-helix domain-containing protein produces MAAREACDQAPSGAMGLEELLALPATVNVTTAGRALGIGRDKAYELIRSGQFPVRTLPLGGTIRVPTAELWKILGVNARAERE; encoded by the coding sequence ATGGCTGCTCGGGAAGCATGCGACCAGGCTCCGTCCGGAGCGATGGGACTGGAGGAGCTGCTGGCCCTCCCGGCCACAGTGAACGTGACAACTGCTGGCCGAGCCCTCGGGATCGGCCGCGACAAGGCGTATGAACTGATCCGGTCAGGACAGTTCCCGGTTCGGACGCTCCCGCTGGGTGGCACGATCCGTGTGCCGACGGCAGAGCTGTGGAAGATCCTCGGCGTGAACGCGCGGGCTGAGCGTGAGTGA